CCAAAAATAAGCCAATAGACACCTATTTGAATAAAAGGGTTTAATATTTGCCATAATGCACCAAAATAGTGCATCGTGTATTTTCCTTTTTCTTCATATAAACTTAAACGAAAAATCAAATTCAAATGAAGAAATTGTTCTTTCAAAACTTGCCCAGTGAAGTTCATACAAGGGTTGCTTCCTTTTTAGTATATTTAAAGAGATTTCCGTAGTTCATATATTCAACATCACTCGATAATTTTTGCACAATATTTTTGGTATCAAAAATTCTTTTGTTAGACATTTTCATAAAATCACTTTCGCCAAATTCCTTAAACTCATCATGATCTGTAAGTATTATAACTAAGTCAGAATCATTAACAGCTTGAGCAATATCTTGTTGGATCCAATCTAATTTCACATGTGGATCATATGCTCGCACATCATAGTTTCCCTCTGATTTTAACATTTCATAAATTTCTAAAGCTGGACTTTCTCTAATATCATCCACATTCCCTTTGTACGTAAGACCAAAGACTGTAAGTACTCTGCCATTTACGATTTCCATTAACTTATTCACATTGTCTACCACGAATTGTGGCATAGATGTATTAATAGTGCGAGATAAATTAATTAATTGTGCTGTTTCAGGAGCTCTCGCTACGATGAAATATGGATCAACAGCTAAACAATGACCACCTACGCCAGGACCAGGAGTATGCAAATTTACTCGAGGGTGTTTATTGGCCATTTTAATAACATCGAGTGCATTAATTTCTAGCTCATTACATACTTTTGCGAGTTCGTTCGCAAGTGCAATATTAACATCTCTAAATGTATTTTCCATTAACTTAGACATTTCTGCTGTCTTCGCATCAGTTCGAATAATTTCTCCTTGCACAAATGTACTATATACATTTACGCCAGCTTCTGTACAAGCAGGAGTAATTCCTCCCACAATACGATTATTAAACACTAATTCTTGAAGAATTTGTCCTGGCAATACTCTTTCTGGGCAGTGTACTAGGAAAATATCTTTACCAATGATAAAGCCAGCTTCTTCTACTAATGGTCTTACGAAATCATCCATACTACGAGGTGCCATTGTCGATTCAACAATAATTGTATTCCCTCTCTCTATATAAGGTATAACTGATTTTACAGCACTTAACACATATGTTAAGTCACAAGATTTATATTGATCATAATGATTTGGTGTTGGTACAGAAATAATAAATGTATCAGCCTTTTCTGGTGTATAGGATGCTCTAAATGTCCCCATTGAGATAACTTCTTCTAAGGCTTCTTGTAATCCAGGCTCTTCTAGATGAATTCTTCCATGATTCAATGAATCTACAACTTCCTTCTTTATATCTACGCCTACAACATTTACATCATGTTTTGCAAACATAATTGAAGTTGGTAATCCAATGTATCCTAAGCCGATCGTACATAATTTCATCATTTTTTCCTCCAATATACACATTTTTGTAAGGTTTTCGATCAATATATTTGATTCAAGTTAACCCTGAAACTATATGAGAAAATGAGTAAGATTTAAAATCTTGGACCTTGTACGAATAGTTTCGCATCACCTCCCTTCTATTTGATTTCTGAATTTTCAAACATCAAACTTTAGAGAAGTATTTAGCGATTTTTTTGTATTTCCTTTTTTTATAAAAACCTTCGAATTTATCAATCTCAATAGAACGTTCAACTATAAGATCTTTGTATAAGGAATAAATTTTATAAAGTGTATCGATAGCTTCCTTTTGATCTTCCTCTTTTATTCGTTTGATTCTAATCAAATACCAATTTTTGAAATAGAAGTTAAAGCGCTTTTCCATATACAAAGTGAGTAAATCATTTTTAGTCAAAAATGGAAGTCTCTCTTTCTCCAATGTGAAATATTTTTCAAAGAATTTTTTTGTCACAGTATTCGTGACTGAACCTGATACAGCTGCATAATAAATATGTATATCCAGATCAATTACCATTCCTTTTTTAGAATGCAACAATAGCTCTTGGAAGAATAAAGTATCTTGACCACCAGCATTTTCGACCATCTTCAATTCATTTCTAGTAATAATTTCTCTTTTTACGATCAATGCTTGAATGCTTTGTGTCCTTAAATCCGTATCGATTAATAATTGTTTTGGATTGTTAATGATCGGGCTATGAAGTGTATCTAATACAGTTTGATAATATTTAAAATTACTGATTTTCGTATTATCAAATTTAAGCATATTGCCTATGGCAATATCTAATTCTTGATCACTTTTCAAAAGTTGCAACAATTGAACATATCCATCATTAACTGCTTCGTTATCTGGATCTAAATAGGTTACGTATTTACAATTTGCAAGGTTTACGCCCATGTTTCTTGCTCTTGAGGCACTGCCACTACCACCTTCAGGAAAGAAATAGGTAATAACATTAGCATGCTCTTTTGCAATTCTGTTAATGGTAATCAATGTATCTTTTTCTGAAGACCCATCATCCACCAATATAATTTGCATTTTTTCGAAAATACTACTTCTTTTTAGGCTATTAAAACACTTGTTTAACAAGTATTTACCGTTATTAAAAATTGGGACTATTACAGATAATTCATATTCAGAATCTGTTAATTCTTGATCTTCTTGTTCTATAGCTGTATTTAACTCAAAATGATCTATACAATATCCATATTTTCTCTTGTGATTTATTTGCATATCAAGCAATTCATCTGCGAGAAAAGTATTTGCCCAAAAAACTGTTTTATATTTATCCTGAATTTCATTAATATAATTGTGTTCTAAACCTTTTATCAATGTACTACCATTATAAAAACTATTTTTAGCGATATAATCTGAATTCGTATACTTAAAACCATTAATCATATCTTCTAAATAATATTCTTGATAGTGATATTTTGAATTGAAAAATGCGATGATATCATATTGTGACTTAATCTGATCATTAAATTCATCTTCAGAAATTAGATACTTCTCTGCATATGTTTGATTTTCAAAATCTCTAATAATATTTGAATTTAATTGATTTGCGACTACTAGTACTTTTTTTGATTTAAGTTGTGAGCCTAATTCAATTCTTTCTAATAATTCATCAAATCTTTGAAACGTTGTATGTGAAGTCATTGCAGTTCGAATTCCTAGTATCTGATGTTTATAAATTTCTTCCTCTGTAAATCCGTTCAAAATATCTTGAACTTCTTTACGATTATTTACGATAAAGACATTTGGAAACTTGTCATTTACTCCTACGCTATAATTCGAAATAATAATATTCCCTATTGCTTGCAATTCATAAATTCTGTTAGCAAACATCGTTTCACTGAATTTTACAGAATTTAAATTAATTGCCCAATCATATAATTTATGAACTTTTTGTAGATACTCATGTTCGATTGAAGGTGAGACGAACTCCAAATATTTCTGTGGAAAGAAATAATTCACTTTATCCAAATGGAAATTTCGGTCAATGATTTTTAAATTTCTGTTTGCGTTAATGACACCTTCGAAAATCTCAATGGTTTCCTTTTGTCTTTCGGGATATTTAGTTAACCAAGATCCTGCAAAGAAAACTCCCCTACTCTTTTTGTTTTTTCTGATTCCAATAGGATTATGATAAAGTGGATTAATACCAAACTCCAATACGAAAACTCTATCGTGTTTACATTCTTTTTTATAACTCTCAATTTTTTCTTTTGCTGTTGTAAAAACATAGTCACATTTCTTTGCGATTCCTATAAATTTTTCATAATTTACTGGATCTTCTTTTGAATAAAATACCGTTTTTATGTTATTTTTTTTATAGAAATTAATAATTTTATATAAATCTTTTCTTTTCGAAGATGTAGGATTTGCTACTCCACCCCAGCTACCATCCAAGCCTTTCCAAGCACTTACAACGAATAAAAAATCTATTTGACCTTTTAATTCTTGATAATTTTGTAATGTGATGGGTATGAAATTTGCGACATCTTTGTAGGATTGGTATAAAAATTCATCGGCAATAATTCCGACTTGAATCGAATTTTTCGTATAATATCTGCTACCATTACTATCAGGAATAAGATCTATTAATCGTTTAATACGATCAAAATAATGTAGATCAGCAACTTCTTCTCGATAGCTCAAATATTCATCTTTTGTCATTATTTTTGGTGCAGTTTTTATTTCATAAAGTAGCAATGATTCTTCAGGAATCATTAAAGGTAACTCTCCATTTTCCTCAAGGTAATCAATTTCGTATTTTTCTTTCTTGATATTATGTTCGAGATTTAGTCTTTTTGATTGGATCTCTTTAAGCTGTTCTTCAATGTTTGTTGTTTTCATTTCTTTTGCCTCGCTTAATTCTTTTTAAGAATCTCCAATATACATAGGTTAGTTTTCCAAGCTTCGAGTTACTAATTGCACGAAATTTTGAATGTAATTTTTGATGAGAATTTAACAGATCTTCTTCTTGAATATACATTCTTAAAAGCTCTTCTTGGATCATTACTTTAGCCTTTTTTTCGCTTACTAAAGATTCTTTTAGAGATTCCAATTTTTTTGATAAATCTTCTGTTTCTTCTGTTTTCAATTCCAAAATAAGCACTCCTAATAGTAAATCAAATGGTTTTAAGATACTTTTGCATAGACATTGATGAATGACTCTTTTTCATTTTCCCAATTGAATAGCCTACTTGCTTTAATGCTATTCTCACTTAATCGTTTACGTAATGCATTATTATCCAACAATTTATTAACAGCAGCAGCGATTTCATCTGGTTTATGTGAATCAATACAAATTCCTGTCTCTTCTCCTTCAACAACTCTTTTGATTTCCGGGAAGTCACATGCAACAACTGGTACTCCTGCCATCATGTACTCAAATAATTTATTGGATGAAGCTGAGTAATGATTATAATTGGTGTTGTTTAATACTTGAAATCCAATATAAGCATTTCTTGTATATTTTGGTAATTCACTGAGTGGTACTTTTGGTAAAAACTTAACTTTACTCTGAAGGTTCATGTCATACACCATTTTTTCTAAGTCTGGTTTAATCCGACCATCACCAATCAGTACTAGAGTTCCTTCTTTAAATTTAGGTACTGCTTTTATTAATTTATCTAGTCCTCGTCCCGCTTGGATACCACCTTGATAAAGTAGTATTTTCTCTTCTTCAGGAAGTTGAAGTATTTCATGAAGATTTACTTTTTCACTCTTATTTTCTTTTTGAGTAAATGGATAATTGTGTATGACATTCGGATAAAAACCATATAGCACTTCATTGTATTTTGCTCTTGTATGGTTTTCCACAATCATAGAATCCATTCTTCTAATGAAGAATTTCTCCATTTTGCTATAAATTGAACTATCGTATCCTGTTCTACTTGTTTGTACTTCATGAGAATCATAAATTAAAGGTTTTTTAATTAATCGCCATTTTGCGCATATATACCCTTGTGGTAATGTATTTAAATCATTCGAATGATAGATATCATAATTTTTCAATCTACCTCTTAATATCATTCTCATGATGATACTTCCTCTTAAAAATGCGGTTTTTAATTTTGTTTTAAGTATTAATACTCCTATAAAAGTTAGAGGTAGAGTTATTATAGGAAAGTAGAGTGCTATAATAAGCCAAAGTAAGAATGCAACTCCACCAGCCAATTTATTCTTCATACAAAATTGAAATGCTGACAATATTAGTGGATATCTTCTAACTCTATAAACATTAAAATTTTCATTTCTTTTTTCTTTATAGTTCATGTTTTTATCATTTGGATCGTGAATACATATAAGGTCTACTTTATATCCTTTTTCTGATAAAGTTGTACATTCTCGAAGTACTCTAGCATCATTTGTAAAATGGTTCCATACAAACATACACACTTTTTTTCTCATAGTCTGATGTCCTTATCTATTTGATTTAGTAATGATACAGGTTCTGCTACATGATTCTCTTTAAGTAACGTGAATAATTTGTTGATATTCTTTTCCCAAATAAAATGCTCTTTGATTAAATCAATTGCATTATTTGCTGTTTTTTCTCGTAGTTCAGGACTATTTTTTAACAACAATATATATTTCACTATTTCATATGCATCCCTTTTTTCAGATACAAAACCCGTCTGATATTTTTGTATAATATCTTTAGAATATCCTGAAACAGCAGCTACAACTGGTAATCCTGATATCATATAATCAATTAATTTACCAGGTAGTACTGTGTCAAAAACATCACTATTGTTCAATGAAAGAACTCCGACATCATGTTCAGAGTTTAACTTTATACACTCCGCTCTCGTTGTAGGATTAACAAATAATACATTGTTCAATTTATGATCTCTAATAAAATTTTGTAGTTCATATTTCTTTTGACCGTATCCTACAATCGTGATTAATATATGATTTTTATCTAACTTTTGAACCAATCCTTTTAAGAATTCAACATCTTGTGCAAGTCCGATATTCCCCGTGTAGATCACTCTAAATTTCTTATGGTATCTATAGGTTGGACACAATTCATGTTGTCTACCAGCATTCGGGATATAAGTAATTTTAGAAGGTGTTATTTTTGCTTTATCTACGATATAATCTTTGAATCCAATACTATTAATAATGATATAATTTGCTTTCTTATATAAGTAAATTTCTAGGAGTGAAAAGAAGTTAATAATTATTTTTCGATTAAAAACCCCTACCCCTTTCAATGATTCTGGCCATAAATCTCTGACATCTAAAAATAACCTCGCCCTATACCTAAATTTCGCTATAATACCAACAAATGCAATAAATATAGCTGGTGTTGTTACAAAAACCACATCAAATTTTTGTTTGCTAAACAGGACAAAGAATAGCATTTTAATAGATATCTCCAAGTAATGGACAAGTCTGTTTAGCATATTCAAGGCGTATTTTCTGTTTTTAACTTTAATTCGATGGATTTTGCTTTCATGATCTAGTGTATTGTCATTCCAAAATTTTTTATCTTCATAAAGATGCTTATTTGGATACGATGGTTCAGTTGTCAAAACTGATACATCATAACCTTCTTCTTGTAATAACTGAAAAAGATTATTCATTCGATTTGCATGACTACCTATTTCAGGATAAAAATTTTGTGTAATGATCAATATCTTGGAACTAGACAATTAAGCGACCTCCTAAAGTACCTTTAGTCATAAAGATTCGAATTATTAGGAATATTTATATTCCATGTTCTCTGTTACGGGTTAATTGTAGCATAGATATTTACATTATTTGTTAAGCCACTGATTCACTTTTATTAACTATTTGTAAATTATTATTAATTTTATTAATAAACTCTTCCTTTTTTACAAAATTAGTCTATTTTTAAAGAAGCTCATATTATTGATATAGCTGACTTATGAAAATTACAACTACATGATTTTGCAAAATATTAACGGAGGATTAATATGACTAGAGAGCAAAAAAAAAGAATACATGAAATGAAAAAGCGAAGAATTTTAAAATGGGTTGTAAGCATCGTGATGTTACTTATAATTGGGATCAGCGGAATGGCATTCAGTATGTATAATAGCTTTTCTGCAAATTTGAGGGAAACTCATGTTACGATTCATCGCGATCAATCTAAACAACGTGTGAAACCAATTAGTTTTGAACAAAAGGATCCATTATCTATATTATTATTAGGTGTTGATGGTCGAACAGGTGAATCTGGTCGATCTGATACTATTATCGTTTTAACAGTTAATCCAAATACAAAAACAACAAAAATGCTCAGTATCCCAAGAGACACTTACACAGAAATTGTTGGGCATAATACAACTGATAAATTGAACCATGCTTATGCTTTTGGCGGCATTCAAATGTCAATGGATTCTGTAGAACATCTCTTAAATATTCCAATCGATTATGTTGCAGAAATAAATATGGATGGATTTTCCGATATGATTGATGCAGTAGGAGGAATTACTGTAACAAGTAATCGGGCCTTTGAACAAAATGGTTACCATTTCAAAGTTGGAACAAATAGATTAGATGGTAAAGCTGCTCTTGCTTTTATCCGTAACCGCCATGATGATCCAGAAGGTGACTTTGGTCGTCAAAACCGACAAAGACAAGTAATTTCAGGATTAATAAAAGAAGCTGCGTCTGTCAATAGTCTTTTTAACTATAAAAATATTTTTAATTCATTAGGTAAAAATGTGCAAACAAACTTAACCTTCTCGGAAATAATGAAGCTATCACAAAATTATAAAGATTCTATTTCGAATATCACCCAATTAAGATTTGAAAAAGGTAGAGGCGAAATGATTAATGGAATTTGGTATTATAAGATGGATGATCATGAATTGAAGGAAGTATCTAAGGAGTTACGCAACCAACTAGAGCTTCCATAAATAAATGGCAAAAATAAAGCTGTCTATAAACGATGATTAAACATTGCTTATAGGCAGCTTTTGTCATTTCATTCATAGGATTATTATTTTCAGTTTAATTATATTTACCCAGTATTTCTTTTGCTAAATAAAATCTACTTCAATAGTTCAAGAGTATTTACAGCTATGTTTTGCTTTAATTCTTTTCTAATTTCTATATCATTTAATCTATATCCATTTTTTAGCATATCTATCGTTAATCCAAATGTCATTTGAAGATGGGGATAATCTTTGAATCCAACCCAATCCCCACCCCAATCAAAACCCATTTTTTTTGCTAAATCAGCAACCTCAAACCAATCAGATTCTCCATTGCCATTACCATCATAATTTGTGTCCCAAATAATTACACCATTTTTATCTAATAATGCATAATCAAATGCTAATCCGTAATTATGATACGATTCCCCTGCTCTTGTATTTGTAACAATCTTCCCTGGTGTTGTTCTTCCTTGCTGATATAATTTATCCTGTTTTGTAAAAGAACGAATACCCTCAGTAATGACGACATCAATTTTTTGTTTTGCCGAACTAGTAATTAGCGTATTTTTCATCTCCTCAACCACTGGTTCTAGTTTTGTAGGGATAGGTGCATTTTTCCCTAAATAGATATACTTTTTTTCTTCTTCCTGTGGTTTTGAAATGAAAGTAATACTTAATATCACTACAAGAGTAAAAATCAATATGATAAACCATGTAATGAATATATGATTATTGAAACTCTTCATTTTCCAAGTATGTTCTCCCTAAAATTATAAATTATAGTAAAAATAATTTTGCTCTGTTTACCCAATATAGTTTAAGTACTTTCCATATGTCTCCGCTTTCATACGTAAAATTACTTCTTACCCCAAATCCATTCCAACCAAAGAAGTATGCCAACTCAATCTTGAGTCTGAGGAAATTATCTCCTTCTTTTAATTATAATGATATCAATAACAATTCGTGGAGGCGTTTGAAATGAAAATTGAAAAGGTTTCAATACTGATTTCTAATTTTGAACAGACCGTAAGATTTTATCGAGATACACTTCAATTGAACCTATTATCGTTTGATGATCAACAAGCATTATTTCTTATAGGTGAAAGCATTCTTGAACTAAAAAAGGATTTTGATGAAAATAGTTACTATTATCACTTCGCGTTCAACATCCATTCAAATTTATTTTCAGAAGCGAAAGCATGGCTCAAAAAAAGAGTGCCACTTTTAAAAGAAGACAATCTAGAAGAAATATATTTTGATGGAAAAACACAAGGATATGCTTGTTATTTTGAAGATCCATCAGGGAATATCGTTGAATTCATTGCAAGGGAAGTTACCTCACCACAGTCAAAACATAACGAGTTTACAACTGATAATATTCTCTCTATAAGTGAGATAAGTTTTACAACCTCAAAAATAAAAGAAGTCTCTGAAGAACTGAATGGCCTTGGAATATCGATTCGAGATAATGATCATTTAAATGAAAAGGGTCTTAATTTTCTTGGTGATTATGATGACGGTGCATTTATATTATTAGGGCCAATTGGTAGACGGTGGTTATTTTCCACAAAAGGAGCCATACCTTCTCCTGTTTCAATCCAAACAAATAAGGGTAAAATCTGTAATTTTAACTATCTTTTCTAAACTCAGTTGCAACTTCTTTAATTGCATATGAGTATGTATTTTATCGTTATCGAGGTTTCTATAAAAGCTTTTATCTAAAGAATCGTTCATTCAAATGAAGATAACAACTTAAGGTAATTATTGAATAAAAAAGATTCGTTTAAAACATTTCAAAACATGATGAATCAAAGAATGTTACTCAAGAAAAAAAGAAAATCTTCAATGAATAAAACATAAGTGACAAAATAAAAGAAAAAGGACTTCATTTTCATGA
This window of the Rummeliibacillus pycnus genome carries:
- a CDS encoding nucleotide sugar dehydrogenase codes for the protein MKLCTIGLGYIGLPTSIMFAKHDVNVVGVDIKKEVVDSLNHGRIHLEEPGLQEALEEVISMGTFRASYTPEKADTFIISVPTPNHYDQYKSCDLTYVLSAVKSVIPYIERGNTIIVESTMAPRSMDDFVRPLVEEAGFIIGKDIFLVHCPERVLPGQILQELVFNNRIVGGITPACTEAGVNVYSTFVQGEIIRTDAKTAEMSKLMENTFRDVNIALANELAKVCNELEINALDVIKMANKHPRVNLHTPGPGVGGHCLAVDPYFIVARAPETAQLINLSRTINTSMPQFVVDNVNKLMEIVNGRVLTVFGLTYKGNVDDIRESPALEIYEMLKSEGNYDVRAYDPHVKLDWIQQDIAQAVNDSDLVIILTDHDEFKEFGESDFMKMSNKRIFDTKNIVQKLSSDVEYMNYGNLFKYTKKEATLV
- a CDS encoding glycosyltransferase; the encoded protein is MIPEESLLLYEIKTAPKIMTKDEYLSYREEVADLHYFDRIKRLIDLIPDSNGSRYYTKNSIQVGIIADEFLYQSYKDVANFIPITLQNYQELKGQIDFLFVVSAWKGLDGSWGGVANPTSSKRKDLYKIINFYKKNNIKTVFYSKEDPVNYEKFIGIAKKCDYVFTTAKEKIESYKKECKHDRVFVLEFGINPLYHNPIGIRKNKKSRGVFFAGSWLTKYPERQKETIEIFEGVINANRNLKIIDRNFHLDKVNYFFPQKYLEFVSPSIEHEYLQKVHKLYDWAINLNSVKFSETMFANRIYELQAIGNIIISNYSVGVNDKFPNVFIVNNRKEVQDILNGFTEEEIYKHQILGIRTAMTSHTTFQRFDELLERIELGSQLKSKKVLVVANQLNSNIIRDFENQTYAEKYLISEDEFNDQIKSQYDIIAFFNSKYHYQEYYLEDMINGFKYTNSDYIAKNSFYNGSTLIKGLEHNYINEIQDKYKTVFWANTFLADELLDMQINHKRKYGYCIDHFELNTAIEQEDQELTDSEYELSVIVPIFNNGKYLLNKCFNSLKRSSIFEKMQIILVDDGSSEKDTLITINRIAKEHANVITYFFPEGGSGSASRARNMGVNLANCKYVTYLDPDNEAVNDGYVQLLQLLKSDQELDIAIGNMLKFDNTKISNFKYYQTVLDTLHSPIINNPKQLLIDTDLRTQSIQALIVKREIITRNELKMVENAGGQDTLFFQELLLHSKKGMVIDLDIHIYYAAVSGSVTNTVTKKFFEKYFTLEKERLPFLTKNDLLTLYMEKRFNFYFKNWYLIRIKRIKEEDQKEAIDTLYKIYSLYKDLIVERSIEIDKFEGFYKKRKYKKIAKYFSKV
- a CDS encoding glycosyltransferase yields the protein MRKKVCMFVWNHFTNDARVLRECTTLSEKGYKVDLICIHDPNDKNMNYKEKRNENFNVYRVRRYPLILSAFQFCMKNKLAGGVAFLLWLIIALYFPIITLPLTFIGVLILKTKLKTAFLRGSIIMRMILRGRLKNYDIYHSNDLNTLPQGYICAKWRLIKKPLIYDSHEVQTSRTGYDSSIYSKMEKFFIRRMDSMIVENHTRAKYNEVLYGFYPNVIHNYPFTQKENKSEKVNLHEILQLPEEEKILLYQGGIQAGRGLDKLIKAVPKFKEGTLVLIGDGRIKPDLEKMVYDMNLQSKVKFLPKVPLSELPKYTRNAYIGFQVLNNTNYNHYSASSNKLFEYMMAGVPVVACDFPEIKRVVEGEETGICIDSHKPDEIAAAVNKLLDNNALRKRLSENSIKASRLFNWENEKESFINVYAKVS
- a CDS encoding glycosyltransferase family 4 protein, which gives rise to MSSSKILIITQNFYPEIGSHANRMNNLFQLLQEEGYDVSVLTTEPSYPNKHLYEDKKFWNDNTLDHESKIHRIKVKNRKYALNMLNRLVHYLEISIKMLFFVLFSKQKFDVVFVTTPAIFIAFVGIIAKFRYRARLFLDVRDLWPESLKGVGVFNRKIIINFFSLLEIYLYKKANYIIINSIGFKDYIVDKAKITPSKITYIPNAGRQHELCPTYRYHKKFRVIYTGNIGLAQDVEFLKGLVQKLDKNHILITIVGYGQKKYELQNFIRDHKLNNVLFVNPTTRAECIKLNSEHDVGVLSLNNSDVFDTVLPGKLIDYMISGLPVVAAVSGYSKDIIQKYQTGFVSEKRDAYEIVKYILLLKNSPELREKTANNAIDLIKEHFIWEKNINKLFTLLKENHVAEPVSLLNQIDKDIRL
- a CDS encoding LCP family glycopolymer transferase, which codes for MTREQKKRIHEMKKRRILKWVVSIVMLLIIGISGMAFSMYNSFSANLRETHVTIHRDQSKQRVKPISFEQKDPLSILLLGVDGRTGESGRSDTIIVLTVNPNTKTTKMLSIPRDTYTEIVGHNTTDKLNHAYAFGGIQMSMDSVEHLLNIPIDYVAEINMDGFSDMIDAVGGITVTSNRAFEQNGYHFKVGTNRLDGKAALAFIRNRHDDPEGDFGRQNRQRQVISGLIKEAASVNSLFNYKNIFNSLGKNVQTNLTFSEIMKLSQNYKDSISNITQLRFEKGRGEMINGIWYYKMDDHELKEVSKELRNQLELP
- a CDS encoding M15 family metallopeptidase, with protein sequence MKSFNNHIFITWFIILIFTLVVILSITFISKPQEEEKKYIYLGKNAPIPTKLEPVVEEMKNTLITSSAKQKIDVVITEGIRSFTKQDKLYQQGRTTPGKIVTNTRAGESYHNYGLAFDYALLDKNGVIIWDTNYDGNGNGESDWFEVADLAKKMGFDWGGDWVGFKDYPHLQMTFGLTIDMLKNGYRLNDIEIRKELKQNIAVNTLELLK
- a CDS encoding VOC family protein; the protein is MKIEKVSILISNFEQTVRFYRDTLQLNLLSFDDQQALFLIGESILELKKDFDENSYYYHFAFNIHSNLFSEAKAWLKKRVPLLKEDNLEEIYFDGKTQGYACYFEDPSGNIVEFIAREVTSPQSKHNEFTTDNILSISEISFTTSKIKEVSEELNGLGISIRDNDHLNEKGLNFLGDYDDGAFILLGPIGRRWLFSTKGAIPSPVSIQTNKGKICNFNYLF